The following are from one region of the Haemophilus parainfluenzae genome:
- the aroA gene encoding 3-phosphoshikimate 1-carboxyvinyltransferase, whose product MKAITLEPISHIEGEINLPGSKSLSNRALLLAALAKGTTTVTNLLDSDDIRHMLNALKALGVNYQLSEDKTCCEVEGLGGAFQVENGLSLFLGNAGTAMRPLTAALCLKGKTEGEVILTGEPRMKERPIKHLVDALLQAGANVRYLENDGYPPLAIRNQGIKGGVVKIDGSISSQFLTALLMAAPLAEGDLDIHIVGDLVSKPYIDITLAMMKDFGVSVENHNYQVFKVKGNQSYVSPGKYMVEGDASSASYFLAAAAIKGNVKVTGIGKHSIQGDRLFADVLEKMGAKITWGDDFIQAEQAELHGVNMDMNHIPDAAMTIATTALFAKGETVIRNIYNWRVKETDRLAAMAAELRKVGANVEEGEDFIRIQPLAISQFKHAEIETYNDHRMAMCFALIALSDTPVTILDPKCTAKTFPTFFDEFEKLSVRS is encoded by the coding sequence ATGAAAGCAATCACCTTAGAGCCGATTTCTCATATTGAAGGTGAAATCAACTTACCGGGTTCGAAAAGCTTATCGAACCGAGCATTATTATTAGCAGCATTGGCTAAAGGTACCACAACGGTCACTAACCTGTTAGACAGTGATGATATTCGTCATATGTTAAACGCCCTTAAAGCGTTAGGTGTGAATTACCAACTTTCTGAAGATAAAACTTGCTGCGAAGTTGAAGGCTTAGGTGGTGCATTTCAGGTTGAAAATGGCTTATCACTTTTTCTTGGCAATGCTGGTACGGCCATGCGCCCTTTGACGGCTGCACTTTGTTTAAAAGGCAAAACTGAAGGCGAAGTCATTTTGACTGGTGAGCCACGTATGAAAGAGCGTCCAATCAAACATTTGGTGGATGCGCTTCTTCAAGCGGGTGCCAATGTTCGTTATTTAGAAAATGACGGTTACCCACCGCTTGCGATTCGCAATCAAGGGATTAAAGGTGGCGTAGTAAAAATTGACGGTTCAATTTCTTCTCAATTTTTGACCGCACTTTTAATGGCTGCTCCGCTTGCTGAGGGCGATTTAGATATCCATATTGTGGGTGATTTAGTCTCAAAACCTTATATTGATATCACCCTCGCGATGATGAAAGATTTTGGTGTTTCGGTTGAAAACCACAACTATCAAGTGTTTAAGGTGAAAGGTAATCAATCCTATGTGTCACCTGGTAAATACATGGTGGAAGGTGATGCTTCATCTGCCTCTTATTTCCTTGCCGCCGCCGCGATTAAAGGCAATGTAAAAGTGACAGGAATTGGTAAACATTCCATTCAAGGCGACCGTCTATTTGCCGATGTACTCGAAAAAATGGGCGCCAAAATCACTTGGGGTGATGATTTTATTCAAGCGGAACAAGCTGAGCTTCACGGTGTTAATATGGATATGAACCACATTCCTGATGCAGCCATGACAATAGCAACAACCGCCTTATTTGCTAAGGGGGAAACCGTTATTCGCAATATTTATAACTGGCGAGTAAAAGAAACCGATCGCCTTGCCGCTATGGCTGCAGAGTTACGAAAAGTTGGTGCAAATGTTGAAGAAGGCGAAGATTTTATTCGTATTCAACCGCTTGCGATCTCCCAATTTAAGCATGCTGAAATTGAGACCTATAACGATCACCGTATGGCAATGTGCTTTGCGTTGATTGCATTATCAGATACACCTGTCACGATTTTAGATCCCAAATGTACGGCTAAAACGTTCCCAACATTCTTCGATGAATTTGAGAAATTAAGTGTTCGAAGCTAA
- a CDS encoding multidrug effflux MFS transporter, with protein sequence MTKANSKLFLVLLLGVLSAFGPFVVDLYLPSLPQLASFFETSASMTQLTLTTAMIGLAVGQLLLGPLSDKFGRKKPLIISLVIYIISTVLIVFSPNIETMIVLRVIQGLSSAGSVVISRAIATDLYRGREMTRFFGLLMTINGIAPIISPILGSLLLEYISWKGVFVFLALIGVVVLFFCFRLKESLSVENRLQGSIFATFSTFGVIIKNRLFMSYVGIESFLLGAMFAYIAASPFILQSFYGLSAFIFSLCFGANGAALVIGSNVGGKMSNGKALAIGVLGFVVVALYTIAVLIIQPYWLFVEIGFFAMLLLMGITFPAISTLAMESERQYAGSASALLGFAPFFLGGVVSPLVGIGNIFYSTALVILACGVLGLAIYWSIRHKIPTSA encoded by the coding sequence ATGACAAAAGCCAATTCAAAATTGTTTCTTGTATTATTACTCGGTGTCCTTTCAGCCTTTGGCCCATTTGTGGTAGATCTTTATTTACCTTCATTGCCACAACTTGCGAGCTTTTTTGAAACAAGTGCCTCAATGACACAACTTACGCTCACTACAGCCATGATTGGTTTAGCGGTAGGGCAATTACTTCTTGGTCCGCTCAGTGATAAATTTGGTCGAAAAAAACCGCTTATTATTTCATTAGTCATTTATATTATCAGCACGGTTTTAATTGTGTTTTCACCAAATATTGAAACGATGATTGTTTTACGTGTGATTCAAGGACTTTCTTCGGCAGGAAGTGTGGTTATTTCTCGAGCTATCGCAACGGATCTTTATCGTGGGCGTGAAATGACACGTTTCTTTGGTTTATTAATGACAATTAACGGGATCGCGCCAATTATTTCGCCAATTCTTGGTAGTTTATTATTGGAATACATTAGCTGGAAAGGGGTATTTGTTTTCCTGGCTTTGATTGGTGTGGTTGTTTTATTTTTTTGCTTCCGTTTGAAAGAAAGCTTAAGCGTCGAAAATCGCTTACAAGGTTCAATATTTGCCACATTCTCAACCTTTGGTGTGATTATCAAAAACCGTTTATTTATGAGTTATGTTGGTATTGAAAGTTTTTTACTTGGTGCGATGTTTGCTTATATTGCTGCTTCACCATTTATTTTACAAAGTTTCTATGGATTAAGCGCATTTATCTTTAGTTTATGTTTTGGGGCGAATGGTGCTGCGTTAGTCATTGGTTCAAATGTAGGCGGTAAAATGTCAAATGGTAAAGCTTTAGCAATTGGAGTGCTGGGCTTCGTAGTTGTTGCACTTTATACCATTGCGGTATTAATTATTCAGCCGTACTGGTTGTTTGTAGAAATTGGTTTCTTTGCCATGTTGTTATTAATGGGTATTACTTTCCCTGCGATTTCTACTTTAGCGATGGAAAGTGAACGTCAATATGCAGGTAGTGCTTCTGCATTATTAGGTTTTGCCCCCTTCTTCTTAGGCGGTGTAGTCTCTCCACTAGTGGGTATCGGCAATATTTTTTATTCAACCGCTTTAGTGATTTTAGCTTGTGGAGTTTTGGGGCTTGCTATCTATTGGTCGATTCGTCATAAAATCCCAACTTCAGCATAG
- the folE gene encoding GTP cyclohydrolase I FolE, translating into MNAISPDAENVRRALLAKGIETPMIDPTKCKDERREAIASHMREVMKLIGLDLRDDSLEETPNRLAKMFIDEIFSGMDYANFPKMTKIKNQMKVSEMVQVNDITLTSTCEHHFVTIDGNVAVAYYPKDWVIGLSKINRIVAFFAQRPQVQERLTEQLLTAFQTILETDDVAVYVKATHFCVKARGVKDTHSYTVTSAYGGVFLEDRETRKEFLSSIQK; encoded by the coding sequence ATGAACGCGATTTCACCTGATGCGGAAAATGTTCGCCGAGCCTTGTTAGCCAAAGGCATCGAAACACCAATGATTGATCCGACTAAATGTAAAGATGAGCGCCGTGAGGCGATTGCTTCGCATATGCGTGAAGTGATGAAATTGATTGGGTTAGATCTACGTGATGATAGCCTAGAAGAAACACCAAATCGCTTAGCCAAAATGTTTATTGATGAAATTTTCAGTGGAATGGATTATGCCAATTTCCCGAAAATGACAAAAATCAAAAACCAAATGAAAGTGAGCGAAATGGTGCAAGTGAATGACATCACCTTAACCAGTACTTGTGAGCATCATTTTGTGACAATTGATGGCAATGTTGCTGTGGCATATTATCCAAAAGATTGGGTGATTGGCTTGTCTAAAATCAATCGCATTGTGGCGTTTTTTGCGCAACGTCCACAAGTACAAGAGCGTTTAACCGAACAGCTTTTAACTGCATTTCAAACCATTTTAGAAACGGATGATGTGGCCGTTTATGTGAAAGCGACACATTTCTGTGTGAAAGCGCGTGGGGTAAAAGATACTCATAGTTATACCGTGACATCAGCCTATGGTGGGGTCTTTTTAGAAGATCGCGAAACTCGAAAGGAATTTTTATCTTCCATTCAGAAATAA
- the moeA gene encoding molybdopterin molybdotransferase MoeA has product MLPLEDALAQMLHQLPFPTKTETLALTEAADRVCAEDVISPINVPSFDNSAMDGYAVRLADLQQSMTLSVAGKSFAGNPFQGEWVAQSAVRIMTGAMIPEGADAVVMQEEVNVNEDGSVTFSALPKANQNIRRIGEDVKKGDVVLHQGDELNAVSLPLLASLGIAEVKAYPRLKVAVLSTGDELVPVGQPLQAGQIYDTNRFTVKLMLEKLNCDVLDFGILPDNQAEFEAAFVKAQAQADLVITSGGVSVGEADFTKTVLEKVGQVNFWKIAMKPGKPFAFGKLENAWFCGLPGNPVSALVTFYQLVQPAIAKLSGKKHPKKQPHFQAIAQTNLKKAPGRLDFQRGFYQINENGQLEVHPVGFQGSHLFSSFVKSNCFIRLEKDRGNIAAGEIVTIEPFNHLLGQ; this is encoded by the coding sequence ATGTTGCCACTTGAAGATGCCTTGGCGCAAATGCTCCACCAACTTCCCTTCCCAACAAAAACTGAAACGCTAGCTTTAACTGAAGCGGCGGATCGTGTCTGTGCGGAAGATGTGATTTCTCCGATTAATGTGCCTTCTTTTGATAACTCAGCGATGGATGGCTATGCGGTTCGTTTAGCCGATTTACAGCAATCCATGACACTTTCTGTCGCAGGAAAATCTTTTGCGGGTAATCCATTTCAAGGGGAATGGGTAGCACAAAGTGCGGTCAGAATTATGACGGGTGCGATGATTCCTGAAGGTGCCGATGCGGTGGTCATGCAAGAAGAGGTCAACGTTAATGAAGATGGTTCTGTTACCTTTTCTGCCTTGCCTAAAGCCAATCAGAATATTCGCCGTATTGGTGAAGATGTGAAAAAAGGTGATGTGGTATTACATCAAGGCGATGAGTTAAATGCCGTTTCTTTACCTTTACTCGCGTCATTAGGTATTGCTGAAGTCAAAGCTTACCCTCGCTTAAAAGTGGCCGTGCTTTCAACCGGTGATGAATTAGTGCCTGTCGGCCAACCGTTACAAGCGGGACAAATTTACGATACCAACCGTTTCACCGTGAAATTAATGCTAGAAAAATTAAATTGTGACGTGCTTGATTTCGGTATTCTGCCAGATAACCAAGCAGAATTTGAAGCGGCTTTTGTGAAAGCACAAGCTCAAGCAGATCTGGTTATCACAAGTGGCGGCGTTTCGGTCGGTGAAGCAGACTTCACGAAAACTGTGTTAGAAAAAGTGGGTCAAGTGAATTTCTGGAAAATTGCGATGAAACCCGGCAAACCATTTGCATTTGGTAAATTAGAAAATGCTTGGTTCTGCGGTTTACCCGGCAATCCGGTCTCTGCATTAGTGACATTCTATCAATTGGTTCAACCGGCTATCGCTAAATTAAGCGGTAAAAAACACCCGAAAAAACAACCGCACTTTCAAGCGATTGCCCAAACTAATTTGAAAAAAGCGCCTGGCCGTTTAGATTTCCAACGTGGTTTCTATCAAATTAATGAAAATGGTCAACTTGAAGTGCACCCAGTGGGTTTCCAAGGTTCGCATTTATTCAGCTCTTTTGTGAAAAGTAACTGTTTTATTCGCCTCGAAAAAGATCGTGGCAATATCGCTGCGGGTGAAATCGTCACCATTGAACCGTTTAATCACCTATTGGGGCAATAA
- the moeB gene encoding molybdopterin-synthase adenylyltransferase MoeB, with protein sequence MAELSYEEELRYNRQIILKAVDFDGQEKLKDSRMLIVGLGGLGCAASQYLAAAGVGHLTLLDFDTVSLSNLQRQVLHTDSRLNMPKVESAKIALQQINPHVEIETINAQLSEEKLAEIIPHFDVILDCTDNVDIRNALDRGCEKAKIPLVSGAAIRLEGQVSVFTYEPNTPTYRQLSQLFGQNVLSCVEAGVLAPIVGVVGSIQALEAIKVRLKIGLNLCGRLLLIDGLTMRIREMKLTV encoded by the coding sequence ATGGCTGAATTAAGCTACGAAGAAGAACTGCGTTATAACCGCCAAATCATCTTAAAAGCGGTTGATTTTGACGGACAAGAAAAACTCAAAGACAGCCGCATGTTAATTGTCGGTCTGGGCGGTTTAGGTTGTGCGGCAAGTCAATATCTTGCAGCTGCTGGCGTGGGTCATTTAACCTTGTTAGATTTCGACACCGTATCGCTTTCCAATTTACAACGTCAGGTGTTACATACTGATAGCCGATTAAATATGCCTAAAGTGGAATCGGCAAAAATTGCGTTACAACAGATTAATCCTCATGTCGAAATTGAAACCATCAATGCACAACTTTCCGAAGAAAAACTCGCGGAAATCATACCGCACTTTGATGTGATATTAGATTGTACCGATAACGTAGATATCCGTAATGCACTCGACCGTGGTTGTGAGAAAGCGAAGATCCCGCTAGTTTCTGGTGCTGCAATCCGTTTAGAAGGACAAGTATCCGTCTTTACTTATGAACCCAATACCCCAACCTATCGCCAGCTTAGCCAGCTCTTTGGGCAAAATGTTTTAAGTTGTGTAGAGGCGGGCGTACTAGCTCCAATTGTGGGTGTTGTTGGCTCCATTCAAGCCTTAGAGGCTATCAAAGTGCGGTTAAAAATCGGTTTAAATTTATGTGGACGCTTGTTGTTGATCGATGGATTAACCATGCGTATCCGAGAAATGAAATTGACTGTTTAA
- the yedE gene encoding selenium metabolism membrane protein YedE/FdhT, translating into MKEVLQQFKQNYLIKYWNPVAAVIAAGLISAYYFGVTGTYWAVTGEFTRWGGHALQALGVDVSDWSYYKIIGMQGTIFTRIDGVMILGMFAGCISAALWANNVKWRNQPHKRRIVQALIGGALAGFGARLAMGCNLASLFTGIPQFSVHAWFFTIATAVGTYAGVKVTLLPIFRVKLELKKGAAKLQETDPKQANRRFWIGMVVFFAYLIASLYVMTNSVKLGFAMLCGLAFGLLIERAQICFTSAFRDLWVTGRAYMAKAIIFGIIVGTLGVFSYIQLGVPAKIMWAGPNAIIGGLLFGFGIVLAGGCETGWMYRSMEGQVHFMWVGVGNVVGSTYLAYAWDDLAPVLALDYEKLNLLKSFGPVGGLLVNYGLLILCLIAVVWWERHFLKKAKAKIAAANPQTCGC; encoded by the coding sequence ATGAAAGAGGTTTTGCAACAATTTAAACAAAATTATCTGATTAAATACTGGAATCCTGTCGCGGCAGTTATTGCTGCGGGGCTTATTTCAGCTTATTACTTTGGGGTAACTGGCACTTATTGGGCGGTTACGGGGGAATTTACCCGTTGGGGCGGTCATGCTTTGCAAGCGCTAGGTGTCGATGTGTCCGACTGGAGCTACTATAAAATTATCGGCATGCAAGGCACGATTTTTACTCGTATTGATGGCGTGATGATTTTAGGTATGTTCGCGGGATGTATTTCGGCTGCACTTTGGGCAAACAACGTAAAATGGCGTAATCAACCGCACAAACGTCGTATTGTTCAAGCCCTCATTGGTGGTGCATTAGCCGGTTTCGGTGCACGTTTAGCAATGGGCTGTAACCTCGCTTCTCTCTTCACCGGTATTCCACAATTTTCGGTTCACGCTTGGTTCTTCACTATTGCCACTGCTGTAGGTACTTACGCAGGCGTAAAAGTCACCTTACTTCCGATATTCCGTGTGAAATTAGAATTGAAAAAAGGCGCAGCAAAATTACAAGAAACGGATCCGAAACAAGCAAATCGTCGTTTTTGGATTGGTATGGTCGTCTTTTTTGCTTACCTGATTGCTTCACTTTATGTGATGACAAACTCCGTCAAACTGGGTTTTGCGATGCTTTGTGGGTTAGCTTTCGGCTTATTAATTGAACGTGCTCAAATCTGCTTTACTTCCGCTTTCCGTGATTTATGGGTAACCGGTCGTGCTTATATGGCAAAAGCCATAATCTTCGGTATTATCGTGGGTACGCTTGGCGTATTCAGCTACATTCAATTAGGCGTACCAGCTAAAATCATGTGGGCAGGTCCAAATGCAATTATCGGTGGTTTATTATTTGGCTTCGGTATTGTATTAGCCGGCGGATGTGAAACCGGTTGGATGTACCGTTCAATGGAAGGTCAAGTTCACTTTATGTGGGTAGGCGTGGGTAATGTTGTTGGTTCAACCTATTTAGCCTACGCATGGGACGATCTTGCCCCTGTACTTGCATTAGATTACGAAAAACTTAACTTATTGAAATCCTTTGGCCCAGTTGGCGGTTTATTAGTGAATTACGGCTTGCTTATTCTCTGCTTAATCGCTGTTGTTTGGTGGGAACGCCACTTCTTGAAAAAAGCCAAAGCAAAAATTGCGGCAGCGAATCCACAAACTTGTGGTTGCTAA
- the yedF gene encoding sulfurtransferase-like selenium metabolism protein YedF, translated as MAFTVVQKLDKDPKDITPDYTLDTLGEPCPYPAIVMLETMPQLQKGEILELLSDCAQSINNIPVDTKNHGYTLLSVEQDGTKLRYLIQR; from the coding sequence ATGGCATTTACCGTTGTTCAAAAATTAGATAAAGATCCAAAAGATATCACCCCAGATTACACGTTAGATACGCTAGGTGAACCTTGCCCGTATCCAGCAATCGTGATGCTCGAAACCATGCCACAATTACAAAAAGGCGAAATTTTAGAGCTCTTAAGTGACTGTGCCCAATCTATCAACAACATTCCTGTTGATACTAAAAACCACGGTTACACACTATTAAGCGTAGAACAAGATGGCACCAAATTACGCTATTTGATTCAACGTTAA
- the pntB gene encoding Re/Si-specific NAD(P)(+) transhydrogenase subunit beta, which produces MSEGLVQAAYIIAALLFIMSLAGLSKHETAKAGCWYGIVGMTIALVATIFGPQSEGTLWIIIAMIIGGVIGVQRALKVEMTEMPELVAILHSFVGLAAVLVGFNSYGLTHETDPVLMNIHNVEVFLGIFIGAVTFTGSIVAFGKLSGKINSKALMLPHRHKLNLAALVISAFLMVAFLNNPDNIFPVLLMTAIALAFGWHLVASIGGADMPVVVSMLNSYSGWAAAAAGFMLSNDLLIVTGALVGSSGAILSYIMCKAMNRSFISVIAGGFGNDVQVSSDEEQGEHRETTAEEVAELLKNASSVIITPGYGMAVAQAQYPVAEITAKLRERGINVRFGIHPVAGRLPGHMNVLLAEAKVPYDIVLEMDEINDDFADTDVVLVIGANDTVNPAAMEDPNSPIAGMPVLEVWKAQNVIVFKRSMAVGYAGVQNPLFFKENTQMLFGDAKERVDDILTALNK; this is translated from the coding sequence ATGTCTGAAGGTTTAGTACAAGCAGCCTATATTATCGCTGCATTACTTTTCATTATGAGCTTAGCCGGTCTTTCTAAACATGAAACGGCAAAAGCCGGTTGTTGGTATGGTATTGTCGGTATGACAATTGCCCTTGTTGCAACCATTTTCGGCCCGCAATCAGAAGGTACATTATGGATTATCATTGCGATGATCATCGGTGGCGTGATTGGTGTTCAACGTGCATTAAAAGTTGAAATGACTGAAATGCCTGAACTCGTTGCGATCCTTCATAGCTTTGTAGGTTTAGCAGCAGTGCTCGTAGGCTTTAACAGCTACGGCTTAACACACGAAACTGATCCTGTATTAATGAATATCCATAACGTTGAAGTATTCTTAGGGATCTTCATCGGTGCGGTAACATTCACAGGTTCTATCGTCGCATTCGGTAAATTAAGCGGTAAAATCAATTCAAAAGCATTAATGTTGCCACATCGCCATAAATTAAATTTAGCGGCATTAGTGATTTCTGCTTTCTTGATGGTGGCATTCTTAAACAACCCAGATAATATCTTCCCAGTGTTACTCATGACAGCAATTGCACTTGCATTCGGCTGGCACTTAGTGGCATCTATCGGTGGTGCGGATATGCCGGTTGTGGTTTCAATGCTTAACTCTTATTCTGGTTGGGCAGCAGCTGCAGCGGGTTTCATGTTAAGCAATGACTTGCTTATCGTTACTGGTGCATTAGTGGGTTCTTCTGGTGCGATTCTTTCTTACATTATGTGTAAAGCGATGAACCGCTCATTTATCAGCGTTATCGCAGGTGGTTTTGGTAATGATGTTCAAGTATCTTCTGATGAAGAGCAAGGTGAACACCGTGAAACAACCGCAGAAGAAGTGGCTGAATTACTTAAAAATGCAAGCTCTGTAATCATCACACCAGGATACGGTATGGCGGTAGCACAGGCGCAATATCCTGTAGCTGAAATTACGGCGAAATTGCGTGAGCGTGGCATTAACGTGCGTTTTGGTATTCACCCTGTTGCAGGTCGTTTACCGGGTCATATGAACGTACTTTTAGCGGAAGCGAAAGTGCCTTATGACATCGTGCTTGAAATGGATGAAATCAATGATGATTTCGCAGATACCGATGTGGTATTGGTTATCGGTGCAAACGACACCGTAAACCCAGCTGCAATGGAAGATCCAAACAGCCCAATCGCCGGTATGCCAGTGTTAGAAGTATGGAAAGCACAAAACGTTATCGTATTTAAACGCTCGATGGCGGTGGGATATGCAGGCGTTCAAAACCCATTATTCTTCAAAGAAAACACTCAAATGCTCTTTGGTGATGCAAAAGAACGTGTTGATGACATTCTTACTGCATTAAACAAATAG
- the pntA gene encoding Re/Si-specific NAD(P)(+) transhydrogenase subunit alpha, which translates to MLIGVPRELLESENRVAATPKTVQQILKLGFDVIVEHDAGFKASFEDQAFIDAGAKIGSSSEVWHSDVIFKVNPPTDAEIDQMKEGAILVSFIWRAQNPDLMKKLTSKKINVLAMDSVPRISRAQALDALSSMANISGYRAVIEAAHEFGSFFTGQITAAGKVPPAKVLVIGAGVAGLAAIGAANSLGAIVRAFDSRPEVKEQVQSMGASFLEIDFKEEGGSGDGYAKVMSEEFNRRAMELYAEQAKEVDIIITTAAIPGKPAPRLITKEMVDSMKPGSVVVDLAAATGGNCAYTEAGKVVITENQVKVIGYTDFPSRLPTQSSQLYGTNLVNLLKLLCKEKDGKINIDFDDVVLRGVTVVRDGEEIPPAQIQVSAQPKQEAKAAQSAVKKEEEKPADPRIKYGAMAGVGVLFLWLASVAPAAFLSHFTVFVLACVVGYYVVWNVSHALHTPLMAVTNAISGIIIVGALLQIRQPTGNFFIDVLAFVAILVASINIFGGFRVTQRMLAMFRKG; encoded by the coding sequence ATGTTAATTGGTGTACCTAGAGAACTGCTTGAGAGCGAAAATCGTGTGGCGGCGACGCCAAAAACGGTTCAGCAGATCTTAAAACTGGGCTTTGACGTCATCGTAGAACACGATGCGGGATTCAAAGCGAGTTTTGAAGACCAAGCATTTATCGACGCCGGCGCAAAAATTGGCTCAAGTTCAGAAGTGTGGCATTCGGATGTGATTTTTAAAGTGAATCCACCAACGGATGCAGAAATTGATCAAATGAAGGAAGGTGCAATACTTGTGAGCTTCATTTGGCGTGCACAAAATCCGGATTTAATGAAAAAACTCACGTCGAAAAAAATTAATGTATTAGCGATGGATTCTGTGCCACGTATTTCCCGCGCGCAAGCGCTTGATGCATTAAGCTCTATGGCGAATATTTCTGGTTATCGTGCGGTGATTGAAGCCGCTCATGAATTTGGTAGCTTCTTCACGGGACAAATTACTGCAGCGGGTAAAGTACCACCGGCAAAAGTGTTAGTGATTGGTGCGGGGGTAGCAGGTCTTGCCGCGATTGGTGCTGCGAATAGTCTTGGTGCGATTGTTCGTGCTTTTGACTCTCGTCCAGAAGTAAAAGAACAAGTACAAAGTATGGGCGCGTCTTTCTTAGAAATTGATTTCAAAGAAGAAGGCGGTAGCGGCGATGGTTACGCGAAAGTGATGTCAGAAGAATTTAACCGTCGTGCGATGGAGCTTTATGCGGAACAAGCGAAAGAAGTGGATATTATTATTACCACTGCGGCGATTCCGGGTAAACCAGCTCCTCGCTTGATCACGAAAGAAATGGTTGATTCCATGAAACCAGGTTCTGTGGTGGTGGACTTAGCCGCAGCAACAGGCGGTAACTGTGCTTACACTGAAGCAGGAAAAGTGGTCATCACTGAGAACCAAGTGAAAGTGATTGGTTACACCGATTTCCCAAGCCGTTTACCAACACAATCTTCCCAACTTTACGGTACAAACTTAGTTAATTTATTAAAACTACTTTGTAAAGAAAAAGACGGCAAGATTAATATCGATTTTGACGATGTGGTATTACGCGGTGTGACTGTGGTACGTGATGGGGAAGAAATTCCACCAGCACAAATCCAAGTGTCAGCACAACCAAAACAAGAAGCGAAAGCGGCACAAAGTGCGGTTAAAAAAGAGGAAGAAAAACCAGCAGATCCTCGTATTAAATACGGTGCGATGGCGGGCGTGGGCGTGTTATTCCTCTGGCTTGCGTCTGTGGCGCCAGCAGCCTTCCTTTCTCACTTCACCGTATTCGTATTGGCTTGTGTAGTGGGTTACTACGTGGTTTGGAACGTCAGCCACGCTTTACACACTCCACTTATGGCGGTAACCAATGCGATTTCAGGTATCATCATTGTGGGTGCATTACTGCAAATTAGACAACCAACAGGCAACTTCTTTATTGATGTATTAGCCTTTGTGGCAATCTTGGTGGCTAGCATCAACATCTTTGGTGGTTTCCGTGTAACCCAACGTATGTTGGCGATGTTTAGAAAAGGTTAA